A single Lolium perenne isolate Kyuss_39 chromosome 6, Kyuss_2.0, whole genome shotgun sequence DNA region contains:
- the LOC127309583 gene encoding uncharacterized protein, whose translation MSMKVAIGSALPPGALHHNNPIQDGYARVTVEEIVQRFEDLDIDIATPEGVKRLGDVKRQFILWQKKFIKFPGEAPTSPPPYGGGGGGGGDGGGGGGGDGGGGGDGGGGASPNTPHSRQPTPPPPSPRPAGDQTPVPPPNPPPAKKQKQSWVINPDPYVPKKTKVPEVSLKPLPTRPWESSAEEVEAGAAADLEKWKASVKRKIEGEPKPVYSDKEKQWAKSFLNTPSQAAKNLPDDYLRELRRQALAFKNRKELAEKKAVKDEAESKLERGKEVAQLGEQSKQSIAPLIVQAADPDAPDIIAAAATWIDCNECQRTSGRVRYHSSCTARP comes from the coding sequence atgtccatgaaggtagccatcggcagtgctttaccacctggagcactccaccacaacaaccccattcaagatggctatgctcgtgtgacggtggaggagatagtccaacggtttgaggacctggacattgacattgctacacctgaaggggtgaaaagacttggagatgtcaagcgccagttcattctatggcagaagaaatttatcaagtttccaggcgaggcgccaacaagtccacccccgtacggtggtggtggtggcggtggcggtgacggtggcggtggcggtggcggtgacggtggcggtggcggtgacggtggcggtggtgcttcacctaatacacctcattcacgtcagcccacgccgccgccccccagtcctcgtccggcgggtgatcagacaccggtaccgccccccaatccacctccggcgaagaagcagaagcagtcctgggttattaacccggacccttacgtacctaagaaaacaaaggtaccggaggtatcactgaagcctctccccacgaggccttgggaaagtagtgccgaggaagtcgaggcgggcgcggctgctgatttagagaaatggaaggcgagcgtcaagaggaaaatagagggcgagcccaagccagtatattctgacaaggaaaagcagtgggctaagtcatttttgaacacaccgtcccaagccgcgaagaatctgcctgacgactatttacgtgaacttcgtaggcaagcactcgcgttcaagaacaggaaagagttggcggagaagaaagccgtgaaggacgaggccgagtcaaaattagaaagggggaaagaagttgcccagctcggggaacaaagtaaacaatcgatcgccccgctcatagtgcaagccgccgatccggatgcccccgatatcatagcagctgcggcgacatggattgactgtaacgagtgccagagaacaagcggccgagttaggtatcactcttcgtgcactgctaggccttga